In Patagioenas fasciata isolate bPatFas1 chromosome 2, bPatFas1.hap1, whole genome shotgun sequence, a single window of DNA contains:
- the NSUN6 gene encoding tRNA (cytosine(72)-C(5))-methyltransferase NSUN6 isoform X1 produces the protein MSFFPKISFQCEVEQYLTKVFRNNELVTALGTQEAECKYQSLLSRLSHPPSFTTVRVNTHLASVKHVKKLLFEEIQKQFKGLCVPVLEHPKLQDILLIPVIGPRRDLKKHASEVIVGAHCGYAVLRGAHVYVPGIISTSRFMKAGDLVSVYSDIEGKCRRGAKEFEGVKVFLGNGISELSRSEIFSSSCPLNGMGIRMIEPVYLSPSFDNVLPSHLFLQNLPSVVVSHILNPQPGERILDMCAAPGGKTTHLAALMHDQGEVIAMDKTANKVKKIKQNAELLRLNCIKTFCYDGTKALSVEKREGEQEGPPFSPESFDRILLDAPCSGMGQRPNMAYSSTLKEVTSYQPLQRKLFTVAVKLLKPGGILVYSTCTITLSENEEQVAWALKTFPCLQLQPQEPHIGGEGMRGAGLSLDQLKLLQRFDPSAVTLQGMDINSLEDSMEDDLISLANKDCIGFFIAKFIKLNSK, from the exons atgtcttttttccccaaaatctcCTTCCAATGTGAGGTTGAACAGTATCTTACCAAAGTTTTCAGAAACAATGAG cTTGTCACTGCCTTAGGCACTCAGGAGGCGGAATGTAAATACCAATCTCTGTTAAGTCGTCTATCTCATCCACCAAGTTTCACCACTGTTAGAGTTAATACCCACTTGGCGTCAGTGAAACACGTGAAAAAATTGCTGTTTGAAGAGATCCAGAAG CAATTCAAAGGATTATGTGTTCCAGTTCTTGAGCACCCAAAACTCCAGGACATCTTATTAATTCCTGTCATTGGACCCAG GCGAGATTTAAAAAAACATGCATCTGAAGTCATTGTTGGAGCCCACTGTGGATATGCAGTACTTCGAGGAGCACATGTTTATGTCCCTGGAATCATATCTACCTCAAGAT TTATGAAAGCTGGAGATCTGGTTTCAGTGTATTCAGATATTGAAGGGAAATGTAGAAGAGGAGCCAAAGAATTTGAAGGAGTCAAAGTTTTCCTTGGAAATGGGATTTCAGAACTGAGTCGCAGTGAAATCTTTAGTTCTAGTTGCCCACTGAA TGGAATGGGCATAAGAATGATAGAGCCAGTCTACCTTAGTCCTTCGTTTGACAATGTGCTTCCTAGTCATTTGTTTTTACAG AACTTGCCTTCTGTGGTTGTGAGCCATATTTTAAACCCTCAACCAGGAGAAAGAATTTTGGATATGTGTGCTGCACCTGGAGGAAAAACAACCCATCTTGCAGCATTAATGCATGACCAG ggTGAAGTAATAGCCATGGACAAGACAGCTAACAAGGTCAAAAAAATTAAGCAGAATGCTGAATTGCTACGGTTGAATTGCATTAAGACTTTTTGCTATGATGGAACAAAAGCACTTTCAGTTGAGAAAAGAGAGGGTGAGCAAG AAGGACCTCCATTCTCACCAGAGTCATTTGATCGAATTCTTCTTGATGCTCCATGTAGTGGGATGGGACAGAGACCAAACATGGCTTATTCCTCAACTTTAAAGGAAGTGACCTCTTACCAGCCACTTCAGCGCAAGCTTTTCACTGTG GCAGTGAAATTGCTGAAGCCAGGAGGTATTTTAGTATATAGTACATGTACAATTACGCTCTCTGAAAATGAGGAGCAAGTTGCGTGGGCCTTGAAAACTTTTCCTTGTCTCCAGCTTCAGCCACAG GAACCTCACATTGGAGGAGAAGGCATGAGGGGCGCTGGACTGTCACTTGATCAGTTGAAGCTGCTGCAGAGATTTGATCCATCTGCTGTGACATTGCAAGGAATGGATATTAATTCTTTGGAAGATTCCATGGAAGATGATCTGATTTCACTGGCAAACAAGGACTGTATAGGATTCTTTATTGCAAAATTTATTAAATTGAACAGTAAATAA
- the NSUN6 gene encoding tRNA (cytosine(72)-C(5))-methyltransferase NSUN6 isoform X2 translates to MSFFPKISFQCEVEQYLTKVFRNNELVTALGTQEAECKYQSLLSRLSHPPSFTTVRVNTHLASVKHVKKLLFEEIQKQFKGLCVPVLEHPKLQDILLIPVIGPRRDLKKHASEVIVGAHCGYAVLRGAHVYVPGIISTSRFMKAGDLVSVYSDIEGKCRRGAKEFEGVKVFLGNGISELSRSEIFSSSCPLNGMGIRMIEPVYLSPSFDNVLPSHLFLQNLPSVVVSHILNPQPGERILDMCAAPGGKTTHLAALMHDQGEVIAMDKTANKVKKIKQNAELLRLNCIKTFCYDGTKALSVEKREGEQEGPPFSPESFDRILLDAPCSGMGQRPNMAYSSTLKEVTSYQPLQRKLFTVVFKVNHSLKSNIDTTSMPNMWNS, encoded by the exons atgtcttttttccccaaaatctcCTTCCAATGTGAGGTTGAACAGTATCTTACCAAAGTTTTCAGAAACAATGAG cTTGTCACTGCCTTAGGCACTCAGGAGGCGGAATGTAAATACCAATCTCTGTTAAGTCGTCTATCTCATCCACCAAGTTTCACCACTGTTAGAGTTAATACCCACTTGGCGTCAGTGAAACACGTGAAAAAATTGCTGTTTGAAGAGATCCAGAAG CAATTCAAAGGATTATGTGTTCCAGTTCTTGAGCACCCAAAACTCCAGGACATCTTATTAATTCCTGTCATTGGACCCAG GCGAGATTTAAAAAAACATGCATCTGAAGTCATTGTTGGAGCCCACTGTGGATATGCAGTACTTCGAGGAGCACATGTTTATGTCCCTGGAATCATATCTACCTCAAGAT TTATGAAAGCTGGAGATCTGGTTTCAGTGTATTCAGATATTGAAGGGAAATGTAGAAGAGGAGCCAAAGAATTTGAAGGAGTCAAAGTTTTCCTTGGAAATGGGATTTCAGAACTGAGTCGCAGTGAAATCTTTAGTTCTAGTTGCCCACTGAA TGGAATGGGCATAAGAATGATAGAGCCAGTCTACCTTAGTCCTTCGTTTGACAATGTGCTTCCTAGTCATTTGTTTTTACAG AACTTGCCTTCTGTGGTTGTGAGCCATATTTTAAACCCTCAACCAGGAGAAAGAATTTTGGATATGTGTGCTGCACCTGGAGGAAAAACAACCCATCTTGCAGCATTAATGCATGACCAG ggTGAAGTAATAGCCATGGACAAGACAGCTAACAAGGTCAAAAAAATTAAGCAGAATGCTGAATTGCTACGGTTGAATTGCATTAAGACTTTTTGCTATGATGGAACAAAAGCACTTTCAGTTGAGAAAAGAGAGGGTGAGCAAG AAGGACCTCCATTCTCACCAGAGTCATTTGATCGAATTCTTCTTGATGCTCCATGTAGTGGGATGGGACAGAGACCAAACATGGCTTATTCCTCAACTTTAAAGGAAGTGACCTCTTACCAGCCACTTCAGCGCAAGCTTTTCACTGTG GTCTTCAAAGTGAACCACAGCTTGAAAAGCAACATAGATACAACTTCCATGCCAAATATGTGGAATAGTTGA
- the ARL5B gene encoding ADP-ribosylation factor-like protein 5B isoform X1 → MGLIFAKLWSLFGNQEHKVIIVGLDNAGKTTILYQFLMNEVVHTSPTIGSNVEEIVVKNTHFLMWDIGGQESLRSSWNTYYSNTEFIILVVDSIDRERLSITKEELYRMLAHEDLQKAAVLIFANKQDMKGCMTAAEISAYLTLSSIKDHPWHIQSCCALTGEGLCQGLEWMSSRIGVR, encoded by the exons ATGGGCTTGATATTTGCCAAGCTGTGGAGTCTCTTCGGTAACCAAG AGCACAAAGTAATCATAGTGGGACTTGATAATGCTGGAAAGACTACTATTCTTTACCAATT CTTAATGAATGAAGTGGTTCATACTTCTCCGACCATAGGAAGCAATGTAGAAGAAATAGTGGTGAAAAACACCCATTTCTTAATGTGGGATATTGGAGGACAAGAATCATTACGGTCGTCGTGGAATACCTATTATTCAAACACAGAG TTCATCATTCTTGTTGTTGACAGCATTGATAGAGAGCGACTTTCTATTACAAAAGAAGAACTTTATAGAATGCTGGCTCATGAG GATTTACAGAAGGCTGCAGTTCTCATCTTTGCAAACAAGCAGGACATGAAAGGTTGCATGACAGCTGCTGAGATATCTGCATACCTCACCCTTAGCTCCATAAAGGATCACCCGTGGCACATCCAGTCCTGTTGTGCTTTGACAGGAGAAGG